The following coding sequences are from one Nicotiana tabacum cultivar K326 chromosome 1, ASM71507v2, whole genome shotgun sequence window:
- the LOC107803665 gene encoding putative protein phosphatase 2C 60 isoform X1: protein MGIYLSSPKTEKFSEDGENARVRYGLSSMQGWRATMEDALKVMGIYLSSPKTEKFSEDGENARVRYGLSSMQGWRATMEDAHAAIPDLDASTSFFGVYDGHGGKVVAKFCAKYLHQQVLKYEAYLHGDIGTSVQKAFFRMDEMMRGQRGWRELAALGDKLNKFTGMIEGLIWSPKNGDGNNHVDDWAFEEGPHSDFSGPTSGCTACVAIMRENQLIVSNAGDSRCVISRKGQAYNLSRDHKPDLEVERERILKAGGFIHAGRVNGSLNLARAIGDMEFKQNKFLPAEKQIVTANPDINTVELCDDDNFIVLACDGIWDCMSSQQLVDFIHEQLKSENKLSAVCERVLDRCLAPSTAGGEGCDNMTMILVQFKKPFQSGASAVEKLPASSETLPASGEANTETKPAECESSS, encoded by the exons CTAAAAGTAATGGGTATATACCTCAGTTCCCCCAAAACAGAGAAATTCTCAGAAGATGGTGAGAATGCTAGGGTAAGATATGGTTTATCATCAATGCAAGGATGGCGTGCAACAATGGAAGATGCT CATGCAGCAATACCTGACTTAGATGCTTCAACATCCTTTTTTGGTGTCTATGATGGTCACGGAG GTAAAGTTGTTGCTAAATTCTGTGCCAAGTATCTACATCAACAAGTGCTCAAGTATGAAGCATATTTACATGGTGACATAGGAACTTCAGTCCAGAAAGCCTTTTTCAG AATGGACGAGATGATGCGTGGTCAGAGAGGATGGAGGGAGCTGGCTGCACTAGGGGATAAATTGAACAAGTTCACGGGTATGATAGAGGGTCTTATTTGGTCTCCAAAAAATGGTGATGGAAACAACCATGTTGATGATTGGGCATTTGAGGAG GGGCCTCACTCTGATTTTTCTGGGCCTACTTCTGGATGTACGGCTTGTGTTGCAATCATGAGAGAGAACCAACTCATTGTTTCAAATGCTGGTGACTCTCGCTGTGTAATTTCAAGGAAGGGCCAG GCATACAATTTATCGAGGGATCATAAACCTGATCTTGAggttgagagagagagaatttTAAAAGCTGGTGGTTTTATTCATGCAGGACGTGTGAATGGTAGTCTAAACCTTGCAAGAGCTATAG GTGACATGGAATTCAAGCAGAACAAGTTTTTGCCTGCTGAGAAGCAAATTGTAACTGCCAATCCAGATATAAACACT GTTGAGCTGTGTGATGATGATAATTTTATTGTGCTAGCCTGTGATGGTATATG GGACTGTATGTCCAGCCAGCAATTGGTGGATTTTATACACGAGCAGCTGAAGTCG GAAAACAAGCTTTCTGCAGTTTGTGAAAGAGTTCTCGATAGGTGTTTGGCACCTTCTACTGCTGGAGGTGAAGGATGTGACAACATGACCATGATTTTGGTGCAATTCAAGAAACCTTTTCAGTCTGGGGCTTCTGCAGTTGAAAAACTCCCAGCTTCTAGCGAGACACTCCCTGCTTCCGGCGAGGCTAACACTGAAACAAAACCAGCAGAGTGCGAATCGAGTTCGTAG
- the LOC107803665 gene encoding putative protein phosphatase 2C 60 isoform X2: MLQHPFLVSMMVTELKVMGIYLSSPKTEKFSEDGENARVRYGLSSMQGWRATMEDAHAAIPDLDASTSFFGVYDGHGGKVVAKFCAKYLHQQVLKYEAYLHGDIGTSVQKAFFRMDEMMRGQRGWRELAALGDKLNKFTGMIEGLIWSPKNGDGNNHVDDWAFEEGPHSDFSGPTSGCTACVAIMRENQLIVSNAGDSRCVISRKGQAYNLSRDHKPDLEVERERILKAGGFIHAGRVNGSLNLARAIGDMEFKQNKFLPAEKQIVTANPDINTVELCDDDNFIVLACDGIWDCMSSQQLVDFIHEQLKSENKLSAVCERVLDRCLAPSTAGGEGCDNMTMILVQFKKPFQSGASAVEKLPASSETLPASGEANTETKPAECESSS, from the exons CTAAAAGTAATGGGTATATACCTCAGTTCCCCCAAAACAGAGAAATTCTCAGAAGATGGTGAGAATGCTAGGGTAAGATATGGTTTATCATCAATGCAAGGATGGCGTGCAACAATGGAAGATGCT CATGCAGCAATACCTGACTTAGATGCTTCAACATCCTTTTTTGGTGTCTATGATGGTCACGGAG GTAAAGTTGTTGCTAAATTCTGTGCCAAGTATCTACATCAACAAGTGCTCAAGTATGAAGCATATTTACATGGTGACATAGGAACTTCAGTCCAGAAAGCCTTTTTCAG AATGGACGAGATGATGCGTGGTCAGAGAGGATGGAGGGAGCTGGCTGCACTAGGGGATAAATTGAACAAGTTCACGGGTATGATAGAGGGTCTTATTTGGTCTCCAAAAAATGGTGATGGAAACAACCATGTTGATGATTGGGCATTTGAGGAG GGGCCTCACTCTGATTTTTCTGGGCCTACTTCTGGATGTACGGCTTGTGTTGCAATCATGAGAGAGAACCAACTCATTGTTTCAAATGCTGGTGACTCTCGCTGTGTAATTTCAAGGAAGGGCCAG GCATACAATTTATCGAGGGATCATAAACCTGATCTTGAggttgagagagagagaatttTAAAAGCTGGTGGTTTTATTCATGCAGGACGTGTGAATGGTAGTCTAAACCTTGCAAGAGCTATAG GTGACATGGAATTCAAGCAGAACAAGTTTTTGCCTGCTGAGAAGCAAATTGTAACTGCCAATCCAGATATAAACACT GTTGAGCTGTGTGATGATGATAATTTTATTGTGCTAGCCTGTGATGGTATATG GGACTGTATGTCCAGCCAGCAATTGGTGGATTTTATACACGAGCAGCTGAAGTCG GAAAACAAGCTTTCTGCAGTTTGTGAAAGAGTTCTCGATAGGTGTTTGGCACCTTCTACTGCTGGAGGTGAAGGATGTGACAACATGACCATGATTTTGGTGCAATTCAAGAAACCTTTTCAGTCTGGGGCTTCTGCAGTTGAAAAACTCCCAGCTTCTAGCGAGACACTCCCTGCTTCCGGCGAGGCTAACACTGAAACAAAACCAGCAGAGTGCGAATCGAGTTCGTAG
- the LOC107803665 gene encoding putative protein phosphatase 2C 60 isoform X3: protein MGIYLSSPKTEKFSEDGENARVRYGLSSMQGWRATMEDAHAAIPDLDASTSFFGVYDGHGGKVVAKFCAKYLHQQVLKYEAYLHGDIGTSVQKAFFRMDEMMRGQRGWRELAALGDKLNKFTGMIEGLIWSPKNGDGNNHVDDWAFEEGPHSDFSGPTSGCTACVAIMRENQLIVSNAGDSRCVISRKGQAYNLSRDHKPDLEVERERILKAGGFIHAGRVNGSLNLARAIGDMEFKQNKFLPAEKQIVTANPDINTVELCDDDNFIVLACDGIWDCMSSQQLVDFIHEQLKSENKLSAVCERVLDRCLAPSTAGGEGCDNMTMILVQFKKPFQSGASAVEKLPASSETLPASGEANTETKPAECESSS from the exons ATGGGTATATACCTCAGTTCCCCCAAAACAGAGAAATTCTCAGAAGATGGTGAGAATGCTAGGGTAAGATATGGTTTATCATCAATGCAAGGATGGCGTGCAACAATGGAAGATGCT CATGCAGCAATACCTGACTTAGATGCTTCAACATCCTTTTTTGGTGTCTATGATGGTCACGGAG GTAAAGTTGTTGCTAAATTCTGTGCCAAGTATCTACATCAACAAGTGCTCAAGTATGAAGCATATTTACATGGTGACATAGGAACTTCAGTCCAGAAAGCCTTTTTCAG AATGGACGAGATGATGCGTGGTCAGAGAGGATGGAGGGAGCTGGCTGCACTAGGGGATAAATTGAACAAGTTCACGGGTATGATAGAGGGTCTTATTTGGTCTCCAAAAAATGGTGATGGAAACAACCATGTTGATGATTGGGCATTTGAGGAG GGGCCTCACTCTGATTTTTCTGGGCCTACTTCTGGATGTACGGCTTGTGTTGCAATCATGAGAGAGAACCAACTCATTGTTTCAAATGCTGGTGACTCTCGCTGTGTAATTTCAAGGAAGGGCCAG GCATACAATTTATCGAGGGATCATAAACCTGATCTTGAggttgagagagagagaatttTAAAAGCTGGTGGTTTTATTCATGCAGGACGTGTGAATGGTAGTCTAAACCTTGCAAGAGCTATAG GTGACATGGAATTCAAGCAGAACAAGTTTTTGCCTGCTGAGAAGCAAATTGTAACTGCCAATCCAGATATAAACACT GTTGAGCTGTGTGATGATGATAATTTTATTGTGCTAGCCTGTGATGGTATATG GGACTGTATGTCCAGCCAGCAATTGGTGGATTTTATACACGAGCAGCTGAAGTCG GAAAACAAGCTTTCTGCAGTTTGTGAAAGAGTTCTCGATAGGTGTTTGGCACCTTCTACTGCTGGAGGTGAAGGATGTGACAACATGACCATGATTTTGGTGCAATTCAAGAAACCTTTTCAGTCTGGGGCTTCTGCAGTTGAAAAACTCCCAGCTTCTAGCGAGACACTCCCTGCTTCCGGCGAGGCTAACACTGAAACAAAACCAGCAGAGTGCGAATCGAGTTCGTAG